One window from the genome of Fulvivirga lutea encodes:
- the ileS gene encoding isoleucine--tRNA ligase, producing the protein MKYKEYKGLNYAEVANEVLDFWKSNKIFDKSISTREGNPTFTFYEGPPSANGTPGIHHVMARAVKDIFCRYKTLKGFQVKRKGGWDTHGLPVELQVEKELGITKEDIGKKISIEDYNKKCKETVMKFKDQWDDLTEKMGYWVDLDDPYVTFEKDYMESLWHILKQLYDKGLIYKGYTVQPFSPAAGTGLSSHELNQPGTYRDVKDTSVTSQFKVKKNDRSAFLFESEDEDVRMLAWTTTPWTLPSNCALAVGEKIEYVKVKTFNPYTYEPVSVILAKDLVSKHFNSKADNIELSDYKPGDKLIPYKVVQSFKGSEITEVRYEQLLPYVTNENLEANAFRVIPGDFVTTEDGTGIVHTASVFGADDFRVAQQNGVPAVLVKDEQGNDVPLVDKQGKFVKEVTDFAGMYVKEEYYDDETRKDPDFKPTDVLIAIKLKEDNKAFKVEKYEHSYPHCWRTDKPVLYYPLDSWFIKTTAVKDDLVALNKTINWKPESTGSGRFGNWLENLVDWNLSRSRFWGTPLPIWVSEDKTEQKCIGSLAELKEEVEKSIKAGFMSESISDDFDLHRPFVDDVVLVSDSGQKMFREPDLIDVWFDSGAMPYAQWHYPFENEDTFNSNYPADFIAEGVDQTRGWFFTLHAIAVMLNKSVAFKNVIANGLVLDKNGNKMSKRLGNAIDPFKTLEQYGPDATRWYMISNANPWDNLKFNIEGVAEVQRRFFGTLHNTYSFFALYANLDGFNYKDGEIEVSKRTESDRWILSKLNTLISKVDQAFEEYEPTRAARLIQDFTIDDLSNWYVRLNRKRFWRGEYNEDKRSAYQTLYTCLANIAKLSSPVAPFYMDKLYQDLNAVTGLDKAESIHLTDFPKADESIIDEELESKMSLAQTVSSLVHSLRKKHMIKVRQPLSKILVPILNSEFKNQVSAVEELIRSEVNIKAIEFVDDESGILVKNVKPNFRKLGQEYGPKMKEIAGKINQLSAEDISELEANNAFEIEISDQKINLTLEDVEITYQDIPGWSVATEGRITVALDITLDDDLRKEGIARDLVNRVQNLRKDMGLEVQDKINISIEKNEELVNAALEANKEYICSETQALSLAIKDSVTDGNELEMDEYKIKVKIEA; encoded by the coding sequence AAAGGATATTTTCTGCCGATATAAAACACTCAAAGGTTTTCAGGTAAAGCGTAAAGGCGGTTGGGATACTCATGGTTTGCCAGTGGAGCTGCAAGTAGAGAAAGAACTCGGAATTACCAAAGAAGACATAGGTAAGAAAATCTCAATAGAAGATTATAATAAGAAGTGCAAGGAGACTGTAATGAAGTTCAAAGATCAGTGGGATGATCTCACTGAGAAAATGGGCTACTGGGTTGATTTGGATGACCCTTATGTAACCTTTGAGAAGGATTACATGGAATCGCTTTGGCACATCTTAAAGCAATTGTATGATAAAGGCTTAATTTATAAAGGATATACTGTACAGCCGTTTTCTCCTGCTGCTGGTACTGGCCTAAGTTCGCACGAATTAAATCAACCAGGCACTTATAGAGATGTAAAAGATACTTCTGTTACTTCACAATTTAAGGTGAAGAAAAATGACAGATCAGCGTTCTTATTTGAATCAGAGGATGAAGATGTGAGAATGCTTGCATGGACTACTACACCATGGACGCTTCCATCTAACTGTGCATTGGCTGTTGGAGAGAAAATCGAATATGTAAAGGTGAAGACCTTCAATCCATATACATATGAGCCAGTGTCGGTTATTCTTGCGAAAGATTTGGTGAGTAAGCATTTCAATTCTAAGGCAGATAACATTGAACTTTCAGACTATAAGCCTGGTGATAAATTAATTCCTTATAAAGTAGTTCAAAGCTTTAAAGGAAGCGAAATCACTGAAGTAAGATATGAACAACTACTGCCTTATGTTACCAATGAAAATTTAGAAGCGAATGCTTTCAGGGTTATTCCTGGAGACTTTGTGACTACGGAAGATGGTACGGGTATCGTACATACAGCCTCTGTTTTTGGTGCGGATGACTTTAGAGTAGCGCAGCAAAACGGAGTACCAGCTGTCTTAGTAAAAGATGAGCAAGGCAACGATGTGCCTTTAGTAGATAAGCAAGGGAAATTTGTGAAAGAGGTTACTGATTTTGCTGGCATGTATGTGAAAGAAGAGTATTACGATGATGAGACTCGCAAAGATCCAGACTTTAAACCAACAGATGTACTTATAGCAATAAAGCTCAAGGAAGATAATAAAGCCTTCAAAGTAGAGAAATATGAGCACTCCTACCCTCATTGTTGGAGAACAGATAAGCCGGTTCTTTATTATCCATTAGATTCTTGGTTTATAAAAACTACGGCTGTTAAGGATGATTTAGTAGCTCTAAACAAAACAATCAACTGGAAACCAGAATCTACTGGTTCGGGGCGTTTTGGTAACTGGTTAGAAAACTTGGTAGATTGGAATTTATCTCGTTCAAGATTTTGGGGTACGCCATTACCGATATGGGTTTCTGAAGATAAAACAGAGCAAAAATGCATTGGCTCACTAGCTGAGTTGAAAGAAGAAGTTGAAAAATCAATCAAAGCAGGGTTTATGTCAGAGTCAATATCTGACGACTTCGATTTACACAGACCGTTTGTTGATGATGTTGTGCTGGTATCTGATTCTGGTCAGAAAATGTTCCGAGAGCCTGATTTGATAGACGTTTGGTTTGATTCAGGGGCCATGCCTTATGCACAATGGCATTATCCATTCGAAAATGAAGATACATTTAATTCCAATTATCCGGCAGATTTTATTGCTGAGGGCGTAGATCAAACACGAGGCTGGTTCTTCACGCTACATGCAATCGCTGTAATGCTTAATAAGAGTGTAGCTTTCAAAAATGTAATAGCCAATGGTCTAGTGCTTGATAAGAATGGCAATAAAATGTCTAAAAGATTGGGCAATGCAATAGATCCATTCAAAACATTAGAACAATACGGGCCTGATGCTACAAGATGGTATATGATATCAAATGCCAACCCTTGGGATAACCTTAAATTTAATATTGAGGGGGTCGCTGAAGTTCAGAGAAGATTCTTCGGCACACTTCACAACACCTATTCATTCTTTGCTTTATATGCAAACCTTGATGGTTTTAACTATAAGGATGGAGAAATTGAAGTTAGCAAAAGAACAGAAAGTGATCGCTGGATATTAAGTAAACTCAATACGCTTATCTCAAAAGTTGATCAAGCATTTGAGGAGTATGAGCCAACAAGAGCTGCCAGATTAATTCAGGATTTTACTATCGATGATTTAAGTAACTGGTATGTGCGGTTGAATAGAAAACGATTCTGGAGAGGTGAGTACAATGAGGATAAGAGATCTGCTTATCAAACACTATATACATGTTTAGCTAATATTGCTAAGCTTTCATCTCCAGTTGCCCCATTTTATATGGATAAGTTGTACCAGGATTTAAACGCAGTTACAGGTTTAGATAAAGCTGAATCAATTCACCTTACTGATTTTCCTAAAGCGGATGAGTCAATAATTGATGAAGAACTGGAAAGTAAGATGAGTTTAGCTCAAACAGTTTCTTCATTAGTGCACTCATTACGTAAAAAACACATGATTAAGGTAAGACAGCCTTTGTCAAAGATTTTGGTTCCGATACTAAACTCAGAATTCAAAAATCAGGTGAGTGCTGTGGAGGAATTGATACGTTCGGAGGTAAATATTAAGGCCATTGAATTTGTAGATGATGAATCAGGAATTTTGGTGAAAAATGTGAAGCCTAATTTTAGAAAGTTAGGTCAGGAATATGGACCTAAAATGAAAGAAATAGCCGGCAAGATTAATCAGTTATCTGCTGAAGATATCTCTGAATTAGAAGCTAATAATGCATTTGAAATTGAAATATCTGATCAAAAAATCAATTTGACATTAGAAGATGTTGAAATAACTTATCAGGATATCCCTGGTTGGTCTGTAGCCACTGAAGGTAGAATAACTGTTGCTCTTGACATTACGCTCGATGATGACTTGCGTAAAGAAGGTATTGCCAGAGATTTGGTGAACAGAGTTCAGAATCTTAGAAAAGATATGGGTCTTGAGGTTCAGGATAAGATCAATATCAGCATAGAAAAAAATGAAGAGTTGGTAAATGCTGCCTTAGAAGCTAATAAAGAATATATCTGTTCTGAAACACAGGCACTATCACTGGCTATTAAAGATTCTGTGACTGATGGTAATGAGTTGGAAATGGACGAATATAAAATAAAAGTAAAGATCGAAGCATAG
- a CDS encoding lipoprotein signal peptidase codes for MKLDPKILKYFLVALVVIIIDQASKMLVHNNMMMGTAGEIDVIGDWFKLHYLLNPGMAFGLKSSHEYGKLLLTLFRLVAMVGIGYYIYYLYKKQAHTGLLWCMGLILGGAVGNVIDSTFYGVLLDNAPAGSPTPWFHGQVIDMLFFPLFDGYYPEWIPGIGGDYFLFFSPVFNIADSSIFIGVVIILIFQKKFFVKEEDDKKSEETKEAVEESVLG; via the coding sequence ATGAAGCTAGACCCAAAAATCTTAAAGTACTTCTTAGTTGCGTTAGTAGTGATCATCATTGATCAAGCATCTAAAATGCTTGTGCATAATAACATGATGATGGGCACAGCAGGTGAAATTGATGTTATTGGCGATTGGTTTAAACTGCACTATTTGCTGAATCCAGGCATGGCCTTTGGTTTGAAATCCAGCCATGAGTATGGAAAGCTTTTACTCACACTGTTCAGGTTGGTGGCCATGGTGGGTATTGGTTACTACATCTATTATTTGTACAAAAAGCAGGCGCATACCGGATTGCTTTGGTGCATGGGTTTAATCTTAGGAGGTGCAGTGGGCAATGTGATTGACAGTACATTCTATGGGGTTTTACTTGACAATGCCCCAGCAGGCTCTCCCACTCCTTGGTTTCATGGACAGGTAATAGATATGCTTTTCTTCCCACTTTTCGATGGGTACTACCCAGAATGGATACCAGGTATTGGAGGTGATTACTTCCTGTTCTTCAGTCCCGTTTTTAACATAGCTGATTCTTCTATTTTTATTGGAGTCGTTATCATTCTAATATTTCAGAAGAAGTTTTTTGTGAAAGAGGAAGATGATAAAAAATCTGAGGAGACAAAAGAAGCAGTTGAAGAGTCAGTACTTGGCTAA
- a CDS encoding AAA family ATPase: protein MEEISKAKDIIKVALVGPECTGKSTLSSLLAKYYNTAWVPEYARQYIDRLDRPYEEKDLLKIAKGQTQLEDKFSEQANKVLICDTDLSVIKIWSEHKYGACYDEILREYHSRKYDLHILTGIDIPWDEDPQRENPHLREFFYDTFKNDLIQRGANFIEVSGSHYERQKKAVKAIDALLNS, encoded by the coding sequence ATGGAAGAAATTAGCAAAGCAAAAGATATCATAAAAGTTGCCCTGGTTGGTCCTGAATGTACTGGCAAAAGCACCTTATCATCATTGCTTGCAAAGTATTACAATACTGCCTGGGTGCCGGAATATGCCCGACAATATATTGATCGACTGGACAGGCCATATGAAGAGAAAGACCTTTTAAAAATCGCAAAGGGCCAAACTCAATTAGAGGATAAGTTTTCTGAACAGGCCAACAAAGTTCTTATTTGCGATACAGATCTTTCGGTAATAAAAATCTGGAGTGAACACAAATATGGTGCGTGCTATGATGAAATACTGCGTGAATACCATAGCAGAAAATATGATCTGCACATTTTAACCGGAATTGACATTCCTTGGGATGAAGACCCGCAGAGAGAAAATCCTCATCTACGAGAGTTCTTTTATGATACTTTTAAAAATGATCTCATTCAAAGAGGAGCTAACTTCATTGAAGTATCTGGCTCACATTATGAGCGCCAAAAGAAAGCCGTAAAAGCTATTGACGCACTTCTCAATAGTTAG
- the pnuC gene encoding nicotinamide riboside transporter PnuC, with protein MTELLRQSLDYFLSIDITEALGLIFGLLCVYFLIKENVFTWPTGITYILLSLYIFWTQQLYGDFILHIFFLILNIYGWYYWVYGKKDTEEKVVVRWLSLRWNVVYLFLSLIGVLAFGLFLSNIHVLFPNLIPASVPYWDAATTSLSVTAMWLTARKKVENWIYWFAVDILAAGIYFYKGIYFYSLLYFVYIGLAVAGYLEWKKLAKQKIS; from the coding sequence ATGACGGAATTACTTCGGCAAAGCCTTGATTACTTTCTTTCAATAGACATCACCGAAGCACTTGGGCTTATCTTCGGTTTGCTATGTGTTTACTTTCTCATCAAGGAAAATGTCTTCACCTGGCCAACAGGTATAACTTACATACTCCTTTCACTTTACATTTTCTGGACACAGCAACTCTATGGCGATTTTATACTGCATATATTTTTTCTAATTCTGAATATATATGGCTGGTATTACTGGGTTTATGGAAAAAAAGATACTGAAGAAAAGGTGGTTGTGAGGTGGCTTTCATTAAGATGGAATGTTGTGTATTTGTTTCTCTCACTCATTGGAGTGTTGGCTTTTGGCTTATTCCTTTCTAACATTCACGTGCTATTCCCCAACCTTATCCCCGCTTCTGTACCTTATTGGGATGCCGCCACTACATCATTAAGTGTTACAGCCATGTGGCTGACTGCAAGGAAGAAAGTAGAAAATTGGATTTATTGGTTTGCGGTAGATATACTTGCAGCCGGTATCTATTTTTACAAGGGGATTTATTTTTACTCGTTACTTTACTTTGTATATATTGGATTGGCTGTAGCCGGATATTTGGAATGGAAGAAATTAGCAAAGCAAAAGATATCATAA